cGACACATTTAAAGTCAAGTAGCGAATCTTTGTGACCGGTCTGTTTTaagggaggtttttttttttcttttaaggaGGAACTAATGGAAATAAAAAGGGACTCATTTGGGGAGTGTGAGAATTAGTCTGGGGAGGTGTAACGGAAATTAGTGACCCATAGTGGGAgaagtaaaatgaataaaaatggagGGAAGCGTAAGAGGTGTAACTCGGAGGGTTCGTGGCTTCATGCATAATTAAACCGTACTTGATATTCAGGGCTCATGCTCTTTAGATGTTTTATATTGTAGTGGTCTAAATGTAgcattacatttacatacagtacatgttaCATTTGCATTCATTTCCCTGTAATGGGGCCGGAGCCGAGTGGCTGTGTTTTGATCGGCCCACCGTGGAGGATCTTTTATATCTGTTATCAGCGCCGCTAATGGTGTCGGAGTTATTGGCGCGCGGCTGTAAGATCATGTCGAACATTGCTCGTGACCTTGAGCTGTCGAGGGGTCGTCCAAAAAGCTCTTTTCGCCTGAGCTACAGGTGAGCAGAAAGTGAGCGAAATAGCCAGTGATGAGAGCTTTTTAGCAGCGGCGCCGAGGTTTTCAAGTCGCTCTCCTCTCCGTCTCCTCAGTCATTTAAGCCACGAGGCATCTGAGTCACCGCTCACGCCGTCTGCCCTCTTACTCGCCATCTGTGCTTCTGTCTGACTCCTCTTCTGCTCTCACTTGCTTTGATTACGGCGAATTATCCTCAGAAGAAACGTAAAACTTCCCTTCTATTCTGGTGTCATCAAAAGTGCAGATGTTCCTGATGGTGCCATTGAAACGCTATTTTCCTGTCGCTGTCTAGATGCTGTGGCTGGCGTGAGCCTGTCTGTTCCCACGCTGGCGATGGAGGACGGAAACGTCTCTCTGAGTTGCACGTGGACGGCCGGCACGGATCTCACCGTGCAGTGGGGTAAAGGAGGTCAAGCTAtcagctctgactccaggatcACCATCGAGGGAGGATCGCTGGTCATCAACCCGGCGCGGAGAGGTGACGCCGGGGACTACACGTGCACTGTCAGCAACCCTGTCAGCGCTCGCACCGTCAGCGCCAGCCTCACCGTCTACTGTGAGTGGGAACTCTGAGGTTCACGAGTCCAAGTGACTGTGTGTTGATCTCTATATTCTTCAATCGTATTTATGCCACAACAGTGAACTTAACCAACCCTCTTTAAACTGCAATATAAAGCTCACACAGGATATTTCAAGTACATACATCACCTACACCATGTAATTACAGGTGGGGTTTGCTGTCACAGAAACATGAGCAGCTATAATGGTATTCTTACCACAGTGACAAGAGCAGGGGGGGCACTTACACTGGTACGTGTGTTGTGGCAGGCTGTCAACCCTGTTCTAAGTTAGCATAGTATGAGAGGAAAACATTCAAAATATACTCACATTTTCAAGTATATTTCTTGAATATATGATCAGAAAATGCTCTTCATCTAAACTCTTCATCATGTGTCATAAAAATGGCTCTAAGGCAACAAGAATCATGACATAGCTGCATGTTTCTCACTGACCTGATGGGGGCGCAGGAGAGCAGGAAAAAGTGTGGCTGCACTTTGCTCGGAATCATGGACATACAACATAACAATTCATAAAGGGAATAATGAGGTTGAGCAGTGCATGTTTTGTTATATGAAGCTTCACTTAcagtcaaatatatattttaaagtgcCTTTTCGTGATGGTGTCTCTTAGCTTCATGCTGATTAAGGTTGGCTATAAAGCTGTGTTGCCTAATTTATCATTTTAATGTGGAACATTTCCACAACTGTGTCACATATAATGTTATATGATCGAATTATTATACCTCAGGGATGGGCAAACACGCCTTTAAAATTtatgtgaaaatgttttgcaaTGTCCCATGTTAGCAGCAAAACTTTGGGGACATTTTTATCCATAAAACTCTCTGTAATCCTGTTTGTGAAAATCTAAAGCGCAATATCAAAACACTCCAATAGGGGGCGTGCTGCATCCAATGCAACACACTCCGCTTTCACTGATAAATAACAGTGATAAactttttgcctttttttgtgGGGGGGAAAGTGGCTCATTGTTGCCAAAACAAAGTAATGTGTTGAACACTCTAAATGTAATTGGTGCTGAGGAACTTTACACGAACGGCATGAGACAATGTGCTGCACTTTTACGATTTAATGtagcatgaaatgaaaataaaggtaCACTTTATAGGTTCGTATTTACATTATTAGTGTGGCCGCCGTAACTTATCTCCTCATTACGTCCACCGGTGTAGTGGtgcctgaagaggtggcttcaCTCCtcctttatttatcatttaattaagttttcttccctttttaaaacattttattgtggCCTCCCTGCGCTGTACACACAGTGAAATACTTGAGTGGGTTTAGTGTGCACATTGTCACCTCTGCTGTTTCACTTcaagcaagaaaccaaaaaatcaATATGAAATTACCATTTTGTTACAGTGGTGATGCAGTTTTTTGGGGTCGATAATGGCCCTCAGAGGATGAGTCTTCAATATTTAAAGGTGTAAACACTGATTATCCGTGTCATTTGATTTTCAGTTTGAAATTCCTGACAGGCAGATCTGTGGGATGCGGCTGTCTATAAACCATTCATGGGTCAAGACCCCAATATTGTATTGTTGCACATTTCTAATGTGACTTCTCCCGCGATGCACTATCAACAAGGTTCCAGGTAACATGACAAAGTATCAAAACCGAAGTACCAtgatattttttctttaaaaatgccATTCTTTTGGTGCACATTTCATGGTATTTGTACATGTGTTTAGGCTTGTTTCGTGCTCTTCATTTCAATATACTGCTAACAGTCATCGCCTtgaaaatagaatagaattctGTGGTAAATATCTGATCCAAGCGGAACAAATACAGGGAAACAGAAGAGGTCCAAGGGTAGGACCTTGTGGCACTCCACAAGAGAGGGGCGCTGTAGGGGACGTGGAGTTCACTGGATGCACATTTCAGCAAGGTCAACAGTGTCCAACGCTAGCGTTGAGACGCACCAGTTTGTAGtaacaaacatcaaactgtgtcctcattttcagtgctcagagGGGGGCGCTGTTTGAGGCTAAAGACTTTAAAGCAGAGAGTGACATCTAGTTGAATGAAGCCTCCGcaacccatcactaccatcattttccaaaaaaagaaagtaatttTCTGGGCCCGAGCTTTACCTCCTTGTAACCattgtattttatatatttgatcatttttcaaattttactATTTTCATTGTAATACTAATGATTCTTACTGTTGGTTCTATACACAGTGTCTGTATGTCTCTTTCTCTCGgagacaaaagcaaaaacagaaagaaaataatgtgtgCGATGAAGCTCTTTCATCTCCCTGCATTACTTTCTGCTCTTCATTTGGTCCAGTTGCCTGTAAAGACTCTTTGTGTCTGATACATTAGTCACATGTCCTGCTCAGTACTCCCAGACTCCATGATTATTTCTGAACGCACTGTCCTCCGCGGGGAATACACGTTCTCTTCATCAGAATGGCCCGTGAAAACACTTATTAAGGAGTTGCACGTTGAGAATGTTTTCTGCGAACGGTGTTTGTCTTCTACAAATTTGTGGCTTCATAATGAAATCAAGCCTTTGTGAGGCCGACGGTGATCTCAACGTCCTCTGCTCCAGATGGCCCAGACAGCCCCGTGGTGACCAAGGACGTGCCCAAAGACTGCGTCGGTGGAGGAGACGTTCTGGTGGGCCAGACAGTTCGCATCACCTGTACATCAAACTCCCTGCCCCCTGCCCTTTTCTCATGGACACTGGGTGGGCAGTCGGTCGCCAGCGGCCAGCCGGACAGCGGGGTGCTGAGCCTGCAGACCCTGTCCACGGATGAGGGCGGGCGCTACGTGTGCACCGCCAGAAACGCCATCACTTTGAAGACGGCGGAGCAGGGGACCAACCTGTCTATCGTCGGTCAGTTCCGATGCCCACTGACCGTCTTGACTGTTGGAGGAAATGGGGGTAAATGAGACAACGAATAATCTTGATCTGTACTGTTATTTCAGACGTGTGCCTCAGTGGCGGGGAAGTGGCGGGCATCGTGATTGGCTCCTTTCTCTTGCTCCTAATCCTCATCCTGCTAATCATTCTCCTGGTGAAGAAAGTGGTGGGTGAGTGTCTCAGCGCAGACCTACTTGAGAGCACCTGCAGagatgtattgtaataacactCTCACTTCTTAACACATTTAACATAGTCATGACAAAGATTATGGTAATtacaaatgtaataaaatagaaaaatgaaataacgtAATACTAATTAAATGGAACGTAAAAACATTGCTTGACTTTTGTTATATTTCAAATTATAACTACTCttataagcatttttttttcttggaaccTTTGAAagtataattatttatttgcacTGCAGTTTCATTTATGTGACAACTTGAGCTTCCCTGAGCAAGAGTGGCGCAGCAAGGTTAAATAAACATGTATGTTTTAATACAGAGGCTCTTAacaacaaatggacccggggcccattcaagatATAGAACAGATTCTTTactcttggtttcatttgtgatctataaccatatttaatctacttacacgtaaacaaaccaaaaccttgtgaaatgacatgaaaccatgcaatcatcacaaagatatttatttgtcatagaaaagtccaactagcagcagaaccagatgcaagaaaaaaaaaacatacacttgatgcaaactgttgagaaaatgggaagaataatatatatataataaaaccatgtctaaatatcataaaataaaaagtaatgtattttatttaaactccaaaatagatataagtgaagtgtaaataaaagtgccaacatttcaaaactttcatgaacagtttttacttgtTGGGGGTTCCATCACttttatgatcattttttcttttcaagaacttgtccatagttggtaactatcacagatttgcaactgtcaagtcaattcagtgacaaactactgccaccatatgtggctcatgtattaaaactgagtgtctcgcgGCCTAGAGAACATTTGCCGGTCCTCCAGGAGgggctcgcggcccaaccatgggcccagaccctatggttaagaatcactgttttaatatatttgatATAATATGTTTACCCGCATTAAAAGTGCTGCCTGCCTACccatctttattttctttaattacAGACCAGCGAAGGCGGAGAGATGAGTTACTGGTGCCGAAAAATGACAGGAACCCGAGGCCTCCAGTGAGTCCCTGCAATCGTCGATGctcaattgatttatttttcattattgtgTTCGAGGCTTTTCCTAAAATTACcagctgaaatgttttccatttctcTCTTTTTATCTTCGCCATTTGTCTTCTGCTGCCATTTAAGCCTCCCGATCCACAGCCTAATGGTGCGAGGGATTTAGGCCCCGGACCCCTTCCGCCCCTCTACACACACGCGCGCAACCCTGACCGCTTTCACGGAGCACCTCAAGAGACCCGAAACGTCCCACAGACTGTGCCCCCGAACAGGGTGATGCATGGCACTGACACACTGGCCCGCAATAATCGCACCcgcacacactcgcacagtGGAATTGAGAACCCGGCTTTTACACGCACAGACGCTCCGAACCTAAATGCAGTCTCCAACGTGCAGCAGCAAAATCCTAATATAGTCATACAGGCTGGCACTTCCCAGGGTGCCAGTCAACCCCCGGCGGTCCAGGTCAACCTTCCCAGTCTGCCTCAGAGCTCTCAGCAAAACAACAGCGCGCCAATGCCAACTATTCACGTCAATCTGAACTCATATCCGGGTAACGGCCAACAGCAGGGAAACTCATTTCCTTTGAACAGTTTGGCTAATAACACAGCACAAGTCCAACAAACCCTGACAGAACAATCACACACCGGAATGCAAATTGGGCAGTCAAATCCATCCAACGCTCGACAGCATGCTAATGTTGATGCTGGCCATCAAAGTCAGGCTGGACTTATTCCGACTGGATTCACGCACCACAACAGCAGTAACGTGGTGCAGCGGAACGCAAACACGCAGACGGATCAGCGGAACCTGGGCGGACCTGACAGAAACAGGCAGGATGAAGTCAACTCCTCCCACCGGCAGATGCCTTGGGATCGCCTGCGAGGAACTCCGGCTTATCCCGCAGAGTCGCCCACGATGTCAGACAGTACAGATTACACAACACACGCTCCCATCCAGCAGACCAGAACCTTTGACAGAACTCAACCGGGGAGCCGAACAGAACTCAGACAAGAGGAAAGCTCTCGGTCCAGGGAAGCTGACGTCCGAGGCGCACACACTCTTAGAATTCCTCAACTTGAGCCGGCGCGTCGCTCGCACAGCAGCCCACAAAGGGACCGGACTGGAGCAGACATCAGAGATGTGCCAGCGAGACAGACTGGCCCCGGGCAGGAGGGCGCTCACAGCAATAACCCTCAGGCGCTCCCTCTCATGAGCCAGCAGGCTGCTGTTGATCACGCCGCTCTGTCGCAGCGACCCCTGACACAACCCAACGTGCTGCACAACGCAGATACAAGAGCCTTAGCTGATCCCAACCACCTTCAACAGACGCTGTTGACCCAGCAGCCAAGGGTCGCTGTGACCCAAAGACAACCCACTCAGACAGTAGCACGTGCTGCCACTCAGCCTGCAGCGCCGACCCCTAATCCTAGCAACCTAACCGAAGCTGCCCTTAGAAGCCACACGCAGGCATCGCAAACATTTCAGAACCGAAGACAACAGACGCAGGCAGCTCTGCTTCACCCGGGGCCGCAGGTCCGAGCCACCGCAGTGGCCCAGCAGCCACCCATTCCTCCTCCTGTTATCCCTCTCGCACAGTTCCAGTCCCTACCTAAGGAGCGGACCCAGCACAGATCTCCGGCCAGAGGCCCTCAGCCGCCGCGACCTCCTGTCAACATACCTGTAGCTCAGCGACCGAGGCCAGTTCACCACCATCGATCAAATGTGCCGCATCATCCCGCGggccctcaccaccaccaccaccacccccaccaCCATGGCAACGCTGCTCTGCACAGACCCACCCACCAACGACAGGTGAGGAAAAATGcggactagattttttttttttttaaaccagcacGTCATGTTAAATCCTTCCTGGCAGTTGCTGGAGTTAAAATCTCAGCAGCTCCTTAAAGTGAATGTTGCGATTCCCACCCCCCCATGCCCCATCAAAGCCTCACATTTTGAGTGCGCGTGACACAGTGCCAAACGTGTCTGCGTGTGTCAAAACTTGTGCGGCTGCACAACGCGTCGACAATGACAGGCTTGTTGTCTCAACAGCAGCAGACTCACAGAGGGAGACCGAGATGAAGACAGATGTCAGCGGAAGATTTCCTACCACTGTCCCGCTTCCACTCAAGCAAGCGGAAGACGGATCTGATCCAACTAACAGCCAAGCAAAACTGACAGCTGTCAAACACTGCCACCTGCcccttcattgtttttcaagtcTTTCCCTGGAGGAAAGAAATAACCTAAATGTGACTCGGTGAGTAGACTTTAATGGGCAAGTCTTCATGAAGCTGCACGACTCGGTGATGAATCGATACCAAACAGTCAAGTAAAGCTACTGGCACTTGTTCAGGTGAGTCAGCCATTAGAGGTGAAATGTGATCCAATAACTTGAATTATTTGCTTTGCATTGCGCTGCCAAATGGAATGTACCGTCACCGGTTACTGCAACGTGCTGGTCCTAACATTAGCTGCACCATCGATTAGCCTTCCTGCTTGCTACAAGTGAGTTAATACTGTGCCTTAAAATGATTTATGGGAAGAGCAAGGTGGAAAAGAAGAGAACAgaaatgattaaaaatgtatgtctTCAGCCGCTGCGATAGCTTGCTGTATAAGATATTGAAGCTACCCTGAATAGCCTTTAGCATGTAGCATGTAGCATGCGCAACATCTTCCAACTTTCTCTGATTaaatgcacttaaaaaaaaagactaaagtATATTGAGGAAAAACTTAAAAGAAGGCAAGTCATTGTCCCAAATGATTTATCTAACAATTGAATTCCTTGCTAAAACTGAataagaatttattttttaatctcatcGGTGAGACTTTGCGGCTGTCTACGTTGCACATGTATATAATTATTGCTACAGTCAGCGCCCCGTGACACGGTGACACTCCTGATCAGAGCATAAATAGCTGGTGGACTGGTCCCTCACGTACAAGGGGGTGTTTATTCCGCAGCCTCTGTGTACAGATGCCTCTCATGACACTTCTCAATGAAGGCGATTCGCCTCAGCGGAGCTTGGAAATAATAGTGGGCTTTACCATGATGGGGATCCGGCGAGTGGATGGGTGCTTATTAATTAAACGCTTTGTGTGATTCAAATGCGAAGGAACAAATCACCGCAGCTGTGAACCAATGAGGTCAGCACCGAGTGGAGCCGCCGCGCCTCCCGCGTAAAAGCCAGAACAGCAATTTTCAGTTGGTGCTGGGTCACACGTTGTAAtgattaaatgtcatttttttaaacttgtttttattgttatgcTGTTTCGCTTTTTACTCAGGGACTTCCTTTATTTATTCGCTTGTGTATTTTTCATGTTGGGTTGCCAAGaccaaatgtttcattttaaaaaaccaCTGTGTTgccatgtaaaataaataaaatggaggaCGCTTGGCTCTTTGTCATTAagccagtcatccatttttttttttgggtgggaGCAGCAGTCTTAGTAAAAAAGGCAGTGCAAAtccatatacaagtaacatccgagatcggttccgaccaactggtcgtaagtcagattggaggtaagtggaatgccattcagaatagcagacgcgagggttatagttactactgtagtggtagatggctgtgtgagagtgagatgctgggatactgtgctgctgtaactgtcgtacacgatgccaggctgctacgtgctgcggtgccagacattgaattaaaaaatatgcatctgctggccgtggtcgtaagtatgggtggatgtaagtcaagcaagtcgtaagttggatgttacttgtcaATGGAATAATCTTCCCCTTTTCGACTTTTTTGCAAAACGCATCCGTGTCAAAATCTGTGTGTTCATAACACGATAAACATAATTCTTGAAGCATATAATATATGCATTGCCGTCTTTCATCAAAGTGGCTTCCATCTGCATTATTTTTAACTTGCCGAATCTCAGAACTGCTTCAGAACCACAAGTCTTTATCGACATGCGGTTCAGTCATCTATTGTCTCCTCTTTCTATTAGGTATTGATTTTGACCAAAGGATATTTGAAGCTGCCGTGGGCCTCATCAAACAACTTGGCCACAATTTGGCCCCCGAGCCCTGAGTTGACACGTGGACTAGCGTATCCTTGGTCTGCCCTGGGGTCGGACACGGTCCATAGAAAGCCTGGTGGAGAGCCGCCATCCAGATAAGCACTGAAATTTTTAGGACAAACTGCAGGGGAAATTCACAAGGCTTGTTGAAGCGTATGTGCAGCAAACTTGAGCCCCTCTAGCTGCTAATGTGTGGAAGCAACACCGGGCAAATGTGCTACTGTGCCTCAGAATGTTTGCTGACACTCTGAGTTCATGGAGATATATTCACCTTTGACCTTTCTGAAGTTGATCCACTCTAAGAAAGGGTTTCTTCAAGCCCCCCCTCCCTCGTGTCGCCGCTGGAATAACTTTGACTCCGCTGCAAAGAATATTCCTCCCCTTCATGCAGGTTGTCAGGACCCCTGTCCCGCTGAAGAACACGTTCATCCTACTGTGCCTCTGAGTCAGAACCGGAGGAGCATATTTGGGCTGACTGTGTCTATAGTGCTAATTATGGAGGGAGCCTGCGAGCGCGGCTGCTGATTCCCTTCAGATAAATCTGTAGCTTTGGCTTGTTGTGGAGGTGCAGAGCGTGTGTTTGGATCACAGCTCCATCATTCTTTCTCTCCCGACTCCCACTTGCACGTCACCTCTGATGAACAGTCCTGCTGCTCACTATTGAAGGCACTTCACGCTCCTCTAGCAGGGTAATGAGTGGAGATGGAGTACGTTTGAGTAGCTGCCACCAGGAAGAGGTTGCAGCGTCACGCCACGCTTCATAATAAAGGCTCGGAGTTGCAATAAAAGTTTGCTGTTGTTTGGCAAAATACTTCAACATGGAgtcgttttttgtttgtttttccggACTGAACAACTACAAAATACAATCGCTGATGTGGCCACTGTCTCAGTTCAATTTGCATGTAAATCTGCTGGTGTTGTTTTCGCGCACTGATTTACAGTGATTTACCGACCGCCTCAAGTAATTGTAATTGTTTATGCTCCCCTCTGGAGGAATAAATTAAAGGCAAACatcatttaaatgtgtgtgtgtaaatagaacatttttttttttcgcttcaAGTTGGtttgcgtctgtgtgtgtcagctttTCTGACTTAAGTGAGTGGATTTATTTCTTCTCTGGAAGAACACAGAAGCACTTGAGGCCAGCAGAATGTGAATTTAAATCCATGAACTAATGTTGTTCTAAGGCTTGTCTGAAGGTCTGTTGACCGGTGAAAGTAAGCAAGAGTTTTATAGGCGGTATTGAGGTCACCGCCAGTGTTATGTAACTTCTTCAACTCAAGATTTATTTGACAATTCTGTAGTTCAGTCGGAGTAATAATGTAATACTAATGATGGCAAGGAAGTTTACCACATTTGAGtggatgagtagatgaggttttgTGAATCTATGTccggattttcagaggccaccagatggcgctgtctgctgtaagagCTTTGGACTTGACCAACTACTTCAACAAATCCTCACATCAtctcaaaaccaagagcgccatctagtggcctctaaaattaggacactgtttcatcatgcctcatctacccatcactacttgagAGGTGCTTCCTCAAACCTACAGTAAAGAGCTGGACTCCAGAGAAATAGTGGTGATTTTAactataaatatttaatattggtAGTAGTTATAAAAGAACTACTACCAAATATTTGAACTGAAACCTGATTTAGTTTTTCTCATGGGGTGAGATATACTTAAGCAGAAAGCCACTTGTGGCCCCTTGGTCACCTCCCACTCGTGTCTGACCTAAGCTCTTTCACTGACCAGAGTATTGTCTACAATACAATTTTTGTATCTTCTCATGAAGATTGTTGTTGTGAGTCTCTGGTCAGTGAAGCAGTCCCCAAATATTTCCACAC
This window of the Synchiropus splendidus isolate RoL2022-P1 chromosome 12, RoL_Sspl_1.0, whole genome shotgun sequence genome carries:
- the si:dkeyp-97a10.3 gene encoding putative uncharacterized protein DDB_G0291608 isoform X3, whose product is MRRPLLLFTLHLAAFLSADVLAQNQVQIQFQTDPLLVQTGTEIVFTVLTTPNVVIIQWFYQETLLGAWAGGTSVLNPVAQFEGRVTILSTQLKIGGAQLRDAGDYSVQVTPRDDTGLLPNTRSIRLSVFDAVAGVSLSVPTLAMEDGNVSLSCTWTAGTDLTVQWGKGGQAISSDSRITIEGGSLVINPARRGDAGDYTCTVSNPVSARTVSASLTVYYGPDSPVVTKDVPKDCVGGGDVLVGQTVRITCTSNSLPPALFSWTLGGQSVASGQPDSGVLSLQTLSTDEGGRYVCTARNAITLKTAEQGTNLSIVDVCLSGGEVAGIVIGSFLLLLILILLIILLVKKVVDQRRRRDELLVPKNDRNPRPPPPDPQPNGARDLGPGPLPPLYTHARNPDRFHGAPQETRNVPQTVPPNRVMHGTDTLARNNRTRTHSHSGIENPAFTRTDAPNLNAVSNVQQQNPNIVIQAGTSQGASQPPAVQVNLPSLPQSSQQNNSAPMPTIHVNLNSYPGNGQQQGNSFPLNSLANNTAQVQQTLTEQSHTGMQIGQSNPSNARQHANVDAGHQSQAGLIPTGFTHHNSSNVVQRNANTQTDQRNLGGPDRNRQDEVNSSHRQMPWDRLRGTPAYPAESPTMSDSTDYTTHAPIQQTRTFDRTQPGSRTELRQEESSRSREADVRGAHTLRIPQLEPARRSHSSPQRDRTGADIRDVPARQTGPGQEGAHSNNPQALPLMSQQAAVDHAALSQRPLTQPNVLHNADTRALADPNHLQQTLLTQQPRVAVTQRQPTQTVARAATQPAAPTPNPSNLTEAALRSHTQASQTFQNRRQQTQAALLHPGPQVRATAVAQQPPIPPPVIPLAQFQSLPKERTQHRSPARGPQPPRPPVNIPVAQRPRPVHHHRSNVPHHPAGPHHHHHHPHHHGNAALHRPTHQRQQQTHRGRPR
- the si:dkeyp-97a10.3 gene encoding putative uncharacterized protein DDB_G0291608 isoform X2, with amino-acid sequence MSNSVLKLSPQSVLTDDMRRPLLLFTLHLAAFLSADVLAQNQVQIQFQTDPLLVQTGTEIVFTVLTTPNVVIIQWFYQETLLGAWAGGTSVLNPVAQFEGRVTILSTQLKIGGAQLRDAGDYSVQVTPRDDTGLLPNTRSIRLSVFDAVAGVSLSVPTLAMEDGNVSLSCTWTAGTDLTVQWGKGGQAISSDSRITIEGGSLVINPARRGDAGDYTCTVSNPVSARTVSASLTVYYGPDSPVVTKDVPKDCVGGGDVLVGQTVRITCTSNSLPPALFSWTLGGQSVASGQPDSGVLSLQTLSTDEGGRYVCTARNAITLKTAEQGTNLSIVDVCLSGGEVAGIVIGSFLLLLILILLIILLVKKVVDQRRRRDELLVPKNDRNPRPPPPDPQPNGARDLGPGPLPPLYTHARNPDRFHGAPQETRNVPQTVPPNRVMHGTDTLARNNRTRTHSHSGIENPAFTRTDAPNLNAVSNVQQQNPNIVIQAGTSQGASQPPAVQVNLPSLPQSSQQNNSAPMPTIHVNLNSYPGNGQQQGNSFPLNSLANNTAQVQQTLTEQSHTGMQIGQSNPSNARQHANVDAGHQSQAGLIPTGFTHHNSSNVVQRNANTQTDQRNLGGPDRNRQDEVNSSHRQMPWDRLRGTPAYPAESPTMSDSTDYTTHAPIQQTRTFDRTQPGSRTELRQEESSRSREADVRGAHTLRIPQLEPARRSHSSPQRDRTGADIRDVPARQTGPGQEGAHSNNPQALPLMSQQAAVDHAALSQRPLTQPNVLHNADTRALADPNHLQQTLLTQQPRVAVTQRQPTQTVARAATQPAAPTPNPSNLTEAALRSHTQASQTFQNRRQQTQAALLHPGPQVRATAVAQQPPIPPPVIPLAQFQSLPKERTQHRSPARGPQPPRPPVNIPVAQRPRPVHHHRSNVPHHPAGPHHHHHHPHHHGNAALHRPTHQRQQTHRGRPR
- the si:dkeyp-97a10.3 gene encoding putative uncharacterized protein DDB_G0291608 isoform X1; its protein translation is MSNSVLKLSPQSVLTDDMRRPLLLFTLHLAAFLSADVLAQNQVQIQFQTDPLLVQTGTEIVFTVLTTPNVVIIQWFYQETLLGAWAGGTSVLNPVAQFEGRVTILSTQLKIGGAQLRDAGDYSVQVTPRDDTGLLPNTRSIRLSVFDAVAGVSLSVPTLAMEDGNVSLSCTWTAGTDLTVQWGKGGQAISSDSRITIEGGSLVINPARRGDAGDYTCTVSNPVSARTVSASLTVYYGPDSPVVTKDVPKDCVGGGDVLVGQTVRITCTSNSLPPALFSWTLGGQSVASGQPDSGVLSLQTLSTDEGGRYVCTARNAITLKTAEQGTNLSIVDVCLSGGEVAGIVIGSFLLLLILILLIILLVKKVVDQRRRRDELLVPKNDRNPRPPPPDPQPNGARDLGPGPLPPLYTHARNPDRFHGAPQETRNVPQTVPPNRVMHGTDTLARNNRTRTHSHSGIENPAFTRTDAPNLNAVSNVQQQNPNIVIQAGTSQGASQPPAVQVNLPSLPQSSQQNNSAPMPTIHVNLNSYPGNGQQQGNSFPLNSLANNTAQVQQTLTEQSHTGMQIGQSNPSNARQHANVDAGHQSQAGLIPTGFTHHNSSNVVQRNANTQTDQRNLGGPDRNRQDEVNSSHRQMPWDRLRGTPAYPAESPTMSDSTDYTTHAPIQQTRTFDRTQPGSRTELRQEESSRSREADVRGAHTLRIPQLEPARRSHSSPQRDRTGADIRDVPARQTGPGQEGAHSNNPQALPLMSQQAAVDHAALSQRPLTQPNVLHNADTRALADPNHLQQTLLTQQPRVAVTQRQPTQTVARAATQPAAPTPNPSNLTEAALRSHTQASQTFQNRRQQTQAALLHPGPQVRATAVAQQPPIPPPVIPLAQFQSLPKERTQHRSPARGPQPPRPPVNIPVAQRPRPVHHHRSNVPHHPAGPHHHHHHPHHHGNAALHRPTHQRQQQTHRGRPR